AGAATCCAAATAAGCATCACTAATCAATATCAAAGTACTAAACAAGCTATAATCAAGTCTAGGGTTGAATATTAATTCAGTATGAAGTATTAGGATGCTAAATTAAGCTATCGATCAAATCTAGgatttaattaaactaattcaGTAATTATCACTGACCTGCCTTGACTACCGTCCCATGATGAGGAAGCTGAAAACCTTGGATCCAATCCTAAATTTTCAGAAGTCAAAAACAAATCTGACTGAGATAATGACGAAgaatcattcatttcaaacgcCTTATGAGGCTGAAATTCAGTCATTGAAGATGAATTACTATGACTCTCAGGCTGGTGGAGTCCAGGCAGCGCCCACCGCATTGCCTTCTTCCTCTCGTCCTTAATCTTCTCATCTTCCTTCTTATCAGATTCCTCTTGATCTTTTATTGAAAACGCTCTTTCAAAAATCTTAACCATATGCATCACTTTACCACATTCAGCAGGTATACTGTTTCTTCCCGCTTCAAGTATCCTATCCCTCCTCCTCTTAACAGCAGAAATTCCAATTCCAATCGGCTCCTCATCCTCGTTCAAAATTTGCTTATCCGAACCATACACATCATCAATCTCTGCCTTCTGAGCCATAAATCCGTTCTCTATCTCCTCGTTTTCAGCATCACTCTCAGCTCTACAGTCACTGGCCTTCTCCCTATCCAATTCGTCTTTCTCTTCTCGTTTCTTGAAAAACTCCTCTTGCGAAGCTCTTAACGTCTCATAGGCCACACACAAACACTTCTTTGCGATGCCTCCAAATCTGTCCTTACACTTGCAGTCTACAGTCGAATCGGAACTCACATTATCCTTCTTAGAATTCTTCTTTGCCACCACGAACTTCCTTTCTCTAATCTTCTTTCTAGGGGAGTAGAGGACCACATTCTGATTAACAATTGGATTTTTTGACGCTGATTTTAGGGATTTTGAAGATCTGATCAGTGGCGAATTAGTGACTTTTGCACCGGAACTGGAGTAGGAAAAGTTAGGGTTTGAGTTCTCAGAGAGTCTAGAGACTTCTTGAGTCTTCGATTTATCTTTCATGGGAGTAACAGATTTCGAAGACTTGCTGATCGATTCCATTGAAATACCGCACGAATcttcag
The DNA window shown above is from Euphorbia lathyris chromosome 1, ddEupLath1.1, whole genome shotgun sequence and carries:
- the LOC136208567 gene encoding microtubule-destabilizing protein 60 isoform X1; this encodes MESISKSSKSVTPMKDKSKTQEVSRLSENSNPNFSYSSSGAKVTNSPLIRSSKSLKSASKNPIVNQNVVLYSPRKKIRERKFVVAKKNSKKDNVSSDSTVDCKCKDRFGGIAKKCLCVAYETLRASQEEFFKKREEKDELDREKASDCRAESDAENEEIENGFMAQKAEIDDVYGSDKQILNEDEEPIGIGISAVKRRRDRILEAGRNSIPAECGKVMHMVKIFERAFSIKDQEESDKKEDEKIKDERKKAMRWALPGLHQPESHSNSSSMTEFQPHKAFEMNDSSSLSQSDLFLTSENLGLDPRFSASSSWDGSQGSISSRNSNGGRRSRRNSSESCGIMGGNKWKKKQQKVTSQKPFKLRTEQRGRMKEEEFMKKLQQMMNEEEKLRIPVAQGLPYTTDEPECLIKPPVKESTRPMDLVLNSDVRAVERAEFDHQVAEKLSLIDQYKMERERQQMLAEEEEVRRLRKELVPKAQPMPYFDRPFIPRRSMKHPTVPKEPKFHIPEHKKMKCCQSWDDMSMSTFTYQ
- the LOC136208567 gene encoding microtubule-destabilizing protein 60 isoform X2; amino-acid sequence: MESISKSSKSVTPMKDKSKTQEVSRLSENSNPNFSYSSSGAKVTNSPLIRSSKSLKSASKNPIVNQNVVLYSPRKKIRERKFVVAKKNSKKDNVSSDSTVDCKCKDRFGGIAKKCLCVAYETLRASQEEFFKKREEKDELDREKASDCRAESDAENEEIENGFMAQKAEIDDVYGSDKQILNEDEEPIGIGISAVKRRRDRILEAGRNSIPAECGKVMHMVKIFERAFSIKDQEESDKKEDEKIKDERKKAMRWALPGLHQPESHSNSSSMTEFQPHKAFEMNDSSSLSQSDLFLTSENLGLDPRFSASSSWDGSQGSISSRNSNGGRRSRRNSSESCGIMGGNKWKKKQQKVTSQKPFKLRTEQRGRMKEEEFMKKLQQMMNEEEKLRIPVAQGLPYTTDEPECLIKPPVKESTRPMDLVLNSDVRAVERAEFDHQVAEKLSLIDQYKMERERQQMLAEEEEVRRLRKELVPKAQPMPYFDRPFIPRR